A genomic segment from Cardinium endosymbiont of Culicoides punctatus encodes:
- a CDS encoding ankyrin repeat domain-containing protein produces the protein MKNHTNGLQNKKYNLWLKGIIALSLSIALQSDMCGGKSGGTNGTEIQDNNSLYRAIKHQKDPKMVQDLLNDGIDCNNISRSKQDKNSLLLALEEKKKSIVEILLKQDKIDVTRTDQSTKATPLHLAISNGWEDIAIELINKLCLPDNNIDKNSDTNANGQVVPYDPEHKKKQLALYSKDLKGNTPLHLAIQGKRKKTIELLVQKLYIGALSLKNEEGLTPLHLAIQQKLKTVVNLLVTKLPIEDFVLQDAKGRNALHFAARGNDKNLFKALFDRIANLDKTKVHSILFAKDGKNGQGRTVFARAYMPEHASASKILSLNESDFRMFEYILTTTKDCLSKEELTTIYNEIEQHSSRLKPEYKLKLQGIVSQGIVGQGIGNTNNASTLPQASIKI, from the coding sequence ATGAAGAATCATACAAATGGATTACAAAATAAAAAATATAATCTCTGGTTAAAAGGCATAATAGCTTTGTCTTTATCCATTGCGTTACAATCTGATATGTGTGGGGGTAAATCAGGTGGAACAAATGGAACTGAAATACAAGACAATAATTCACTCTATCGTGCTATAAAACACCAAAAAGATCCAAAAATGGTTCAAGATTTATTGAACGATGGTATAGATTGTAATAATATCAGTAGATCTAAACAAGACAAAAATTCCCTTCTGCTTGCTCTAGAAGAAAAAAAGAAATCTATAGTAGAAATTTTGTTAAAGCAAGACAAGATAGATGTTACTAGAACAGACCAAAGCACAAAGGCCACACCATTGCATTTAGCCATCTCAAATGGGTGGGAAGATATAGCAATTGAATTAATTAATAAGCTTTGTTTACCAGACAATAATATAGACAAAAATAGTGATACAAACGCGAATGGTCAGGTAGTTCCATATGATCCAGAACACAAAAAGAAGCAATTAGCGTTATATTCGAAAGATCTTAAAGGTAATACACCATTGCATTTAGCAATTCAAGGAAAGCGAAAAAAAACAATAGAATTATTGGTTCAAAAACTTTATATAGGAGCACTATCCTTGAAAAATGAAGAAGGTCTGACACCATTGCATTTAGCAATTCAACAAAAGCTAAAAACAGTAGTTAACCTATTGGTTACAAAACTCCCTATAGAAGACTTCGTTTTACAAGATGCTAAAGGTAGAAATGCACTCCATTTTGCTGCGCGGGGTAACGATAAAAACCTATTTAAAGCGTTATTTGACCGTATAGCAAATTTAGATAAAACTAAAGTTCATAGCATCCTATTTGCAAAGGATGGTAAAAATGGTCAAGGACGTACCGTATTTGCACGGGCTTATATGCCAGAACATGCTAGTGCATCTAAGATATTATCTTTGAATGAGTCTGATTTTAGAATGTTTGAATATATTCTTACTACTACAAAAGATTGTTTGAGTAAAGAAGAGCTAACAACCATCTATAACGAAATTGAGCAGCATAGTAGCAGACTAAAACCAGAATATAAACTAAAATTACAGGGAATAGTAAGTCAAGGGATAGTGGGTCAAGGGATAGGAAATACCAACAATGCATCTACCCTTCCACAAGCATCGATCAAGATTTGA
- the xerD gene encoding site-specific tyrosine recombinase XerD, which translates to MEEKWKYFLQQFEMYLRLERALAENSITAYTADIQKLAIFLQRQKISPLTTTPTHIHEFLAALHHVGMKATSQARILSALRTFYQFLLTAHHIAEDPTQLIESPQLGRYLPSVLSVHQIESMFKAIDLSTPNGIRNRAMVETLYSSGVRVSELTALKLSHVYFEEGFLRVIGKGNKERLVPIGAVALKYIKRYIEEVRSQMNIQMGHLDCLFLNQRGKMLTRVMIFLIIKALAKKAQVDMDVGPHVFRHSFATHLVEGGADLRAVQEMLGHCSITTTEIYTHLDRNYLKQIIQDYHPRSMSNTENKHKSIK; encoded by the coding sequence ATGGAAGAAAAGTGGAAATACTTCCTGCAGCAGTTTGAAATGTATTTGCGTTTAGAACGTGCTCTTGCTGAAAATTCTATAACCGCTTATACCGCAGATATCCAGAAGCTAGCAATCTTTTTACAAAGACAAAAAATTTCTCCACTTACCACTACCCCTACCCATATCCATGAATTTTTAGCTGCTTTGCATCATGTGGGCATGAAGGCAACAAGTCAAGCTAGAATACTTTCTGCACTACGCACTTTTTATCAATTTTTATTGACAGCTCACCATATCGCTGAAGACCCTACACAACTGATAGAAAGCCCCCAACTAGGACGGTATCTACCATCTGTTTTATCTGTCCATCAAATTGAATCTATGTTCAAGGCCATAGATCTCTCTACGCCTAATGGAATACGTAATAGAGCAATGGTAGAAACATTATACAGCAGTGGTGTTCGGGTATCTGAACTCACTGCCTTAAAATTAAGCCATGTCTACTTTGAAGAGGGCTTTTTACGTGTAATAGGTAAAGGCAATAAAGAACGCCTTGTGCCTATTGGTGCTGTGGCATTAAAATACATTAAACGGTATATAGAAGAAGTCCGTTCGCAGATGAACATACAAATGGGTCACCTAGATTGCCTTTTTTTAAACCAACGTGGAAAAATGCTCACTCGGGTGATGATTTTCTTAATCATAAAAGCGCTTGCAAAAAAAGCTCAGGTAGATATGGACGTTGGCCCGCATGTTTTCCGACACTCTTTTGCTACCCATTTGGTCGAAGGAGGAGCAGACTTACGGGCTGTACAAGAAATGCTAGGCCATTGTTCTATAACTACTACTGAAATTTATACCCATTTAGATAGAAATTATCTAAAACAGATTATACAAGATTACCATCCAAGAAGTATGTCAAACACCGAAAATAAGCATAAAAGCATAAAATAA
- a CDS encoding AAA family ATPase, whose amino-acid sequence MHQDTKDLENKRPLADVSIGSDSKRQKLGYENIPIGIVSIEEMLSTQYYVDKTDHAYKLMSGVNKYIFLSRPRRFGKSLFVSTLEEIAKGNKELFQDCYIYNSGYDWKKYPVIRVDFGGKGNMTPDNLLLYLEDKLKDVASNYKLTVTGDTFQSRLENLVKNMTDLDGYANKIVVLVDEYDAPFINQSDPVIKESNRLIVRDFLTEIKSLTSSNFIKLEFITGVSAYSFKECKSGPNNLNDITLDKNYATIAGYKEEDLLQEGSVYSKKIDELAEERNISRDILIGEIRAMYNGYKFHPEDKTISVYNPLSTLMFLSRNELDNYWINTGTPTFLVNKMNKLNADINFSTQPIEVVKSNLIEHNEDNLTIEGAMFQAGYLTIKGYKNKLGQGKFRRPNEPILLEFPNDEVEDSFYDFLVPEFKKKSKSEGEKIKDKIITKLKDIDLEGFVKVIRSCMSSIPSNLSNPKHNRNEAYYHTALHCLLEGAELNPLSEHATSEGRIDIVINSLSDVTYIFELKHDQNSNTALGQIEGNNYREKFLYKDKNIVLIGLNFSSKMRNVEQKFDFVIYDEEGNQTTKDTILGNRQHVSNREVTRQRG is encoded by the coding sequence ATGCATCAAGATACAAAAGACTTAGAGAACAAAAGACCATTAGCAGACGTGTCAATAGGGTCTGATAGTAAAAGACAAAAATTAGGTTATGAGAATATCCCTATTGGTATTGTTTCTATAGAAGAAATGTTATCTACACAGTATTATGTAGATAAGACGGATCATGCTTATAAATTAATGTCTGGTGTTAATAAATACATCTTTCTCTCTCGTCCCCGAAGATTTGGCAAATCTTTGTTTGTTAGCACATTAGAAGAAATAGCTAAAGGAAATAAAGAGCTATTTCAAGATTGTTATATCTATAATTCTGGTTATGATTGGAAGAAATATCCGGTCATTAGGGTGGACTTTGGAGGAAAAGGTAATATGACACCTGATAATCTTCTATTATACTTAGAAGACAAACTAAAAGATGTTGCTTCAAATTATAAATTGACTGTAACAGGTGATACATTTCAATCAAGATTGGAAAACCTTGTTAAAAACATGACAGATCTAGATGGTTATGCTAATAAAATAGTAGTCCTAGTAGACGAATACGATGCTCCATTTATTAACCAATCAGATCCCGTTATAAAAGAAAGTAATCGTTTGATTGTACGAGATTTTCTAACTGAGATCAAAAGCCTTACTTCTAGTAACTTTATTAAGTTAGAATTTATCACAGGTGTTAGTGCTTATTCTTTTAAAGAATGTAAATCTGGACCGAATAATCTAAATGATATTACTTTAGATAAAAATTATGCAACTATAGCTGGTTATAAAGAAGAAGATTTATTACAGGAAGGTTCTGTTTACAGTAAAAAAATAGATGAGTTAGCAGAAGAAAGAAATATAAGTAGGGATATACTAATTGGTGAAATACGTGCTATGTACAATGGTTATAAATTTCATCCTGAAGACAAGACGATATCTGTATATAATCCATTGTCAACATTAATGTTTTTAAGTCGTAATGAATTAGATAACTATTGGATTAATACAGGAACGCCTACATTTTTAGTGAATAAAATGAATAAGTTAAATGCTGATATAAACTTTTCTACTCAACCTATTGAAGTTGTAAAATCTAATTTAATAGAACATAATGAAGATAATTTAACTATAGAAGGAGCTATGTTTCAAGCAGGTTATCTAACTATTAAGGGATATAAAAATAAATTAGGACAAGGAAAATTTAGGAGACCTAATGAGCCAATATTACTAGAATTTCCTAATGATGAAGTTGAAGATTCTTTTTATGATTTCTTAGTACCGGAATTTAAGAAAAAATCGAAATCAGAAGGTGAAAAAATTAAAGATAAAATAATTACAAAACTGAAAGATATAGATCTAGAAGGTTTTGTTAAAGTTATTAGATCATGCATGTCAAGTATACCCTCTAATTTATCTAATCCAAAGCATAATAGAAATGAAGCCTACTACCATACAGCTTTACACTGTTTATTAGAAGGAGCAGAATTAAACCCACTTAGTGAACATGCTACTAGTGAAGGTAGGATAGATATTGTTATTAACTCATTAAGTGATGTTACCTATATATTTGAATTAAAACATGACCAAAATTCTAATACTGCTTTAGGTCAGATAGAAGGTAATAATTATAGAGAGAAGTTTCTTTATAAAGACAAAAATATAGTCCTTATAGGACTTAATTTCTCTAGTAAAATGCGTAATGTTGAACAAAAATTTGATTTTGTCATTTACGATGAAGAAGGTAATCAAACTACTAAAGATACTATACTTGGTAACCGTCAGCATGTAAGTAACAGGGAAGTTACTAGACAACGAGGATAA
- a CDS encoding contractile injection system tape measure protein encodes MSTNHHIILRSRIEVTTDNLADSKTIQQIVNKVLERRITPILEKIFSKHVPHDVVIHLDKLVITAGDVDIQNLKQELPNRIEKSLMSALKEEIAKISRNPTAHQITPLPEAKLEAIKHYLSEGNFAWWMTEKSEYHIEKTYLELLHNAPVYIEKFWHNLPKKAKSIQRCVTCFSETTIEHTVSLLLKRPINDFIPIIAEVESLLYNTRILADGPYTPHKQLLTAALMGLVHQQNLIVDRTGFLKMLLKQIAITKSIGYENVLEKLHNYCEQPEIKSRNAHSKELIATLQDLAITTSTSKGQIIQQQGFIINELDKIGRGAIASHRLLEVIHNIKAQLSKPFVRDLVKSWLKEIKNRKQLAKKLPDALFIELIASIDPTIVPIFSHVANILLDTTPAPMQTTLSLKEMTLTHCAFGYPKVIFFKKIRETFHTLFAQGIIDKQHLTNALSSSKEHYVPEVQEMVTQWTSEMVITDAANSPNAADHKTYVKQYMNTETITKTFVHSMLLETLTIPDWEKKAYIAQLKPDQKEKFIQILEQEPFSENLQMVKNNFLSLLAEAHMVPESNDLDIESIHHIGIKNQDSASPFSLENVVTFLTSGELPEYQQVPAYFIAKSLKMADPQKIYDQLIGLCRDQTMLKKLIQHATEEILHKLVEIFIPFSAQTLAALEAIVIQSKLLHHSAEQTDIRLAKELLITAAIAHNPPTTEEQYIERIVMHLGSHTQLNSVILCDQLIHLSGEKQEPHIVETLTIFKSKLSLLKLNTIDEVDLIFLPTNESYENQLDSKAWTIYHHTLLPAIKAIARGDVYQDYPSKITQLAAHHLPMISKTLLTHITTSLVQDIEKTIQQKRTRIEQIWNLFLHTGMLSTYENETTLFKDVMEHQPSFSLTQVVAKKHVCQRLIAHFTHAQLILLVKKYSPVGAEITNYIQSSYQLWCATQGSIGHKNDTKAIFWTAVLETLPNVHTAFNKSNWIEQVINKISNALEITSPTLLQTFNMMIKDSASNMETQPLAGLLNDLQEKKYTSLQKESIQAGSGSPILEKLHLLLNGGLTTFSGQYNFTINELENELIQFIADSPSKFLTMLKNQGHPSTIARRITHYFSSKVNIKIIKLLAKEQYTFVKTYLSLFQNLSLHELGKRFHLPTWEKELSIAVMDYLLTTDRIEETHFLQTTLANICYDQEVINKIITTVLRKNAINQEEKNIMAILKPMLKEPFHRSPSVGAITPKNFNDQHSELEEATYFIFNKQRTQKKTTRLNKEVRVYIKNTGLVFLSPFLFEFFKQQHLMGGNQFASQQAAHNAVYLLQYLVTGKLKSPEWQLTLPKLLCGLSYDEVLLPYHHIDTADTGYIEWLGTYAENDTDEYEEDIQQNASKENSQACYEEKPKESTEEIVAIASQALIEKVTKRWTNLEDLSKKAPFEGGITPDLFRKYFLNRMGILYRVAFDESTEPISWHLTIMYQDDDLDLVPPWSTNKIKLPWMQEEIVLFWMPT; translated from the coding sequence ATGTCTACCAATCATCATATTATTCTAAGAAGCCGTATTGAAGTTACTACTGATAATCTTGCTGATAGCAAGACTATTCAACAAATTGTAAATAAAGTGCTGGAACGACGTATTACACCCATATTAGAAAAAATATTTTCTAAACATGTTCCACATGATGTAGTAATTCATCTAGATAAACTGGTTATCACCGCAGGAGACGTAGATATACAAAATCTTAAACAAGAACTTCCCAATCGAATAGAAAAATCACTGATGTCTGCGCTAAAAGAAGAAATAGCAAAAATAAGTCGAAACCCTACTGCACATCAAATAACTCCACTACCAGAAGCAAAATTAGAAGCTATAAAACATTACCTCTCAGAAGGTAATTTTGCTTGGTGGATGACAGAAAAATCTGAATATCACATAGAAAAAACATATCTAGAATTGCTCCATAATGCGCCTGTATATATAGAAAAATTTTGGCATAATCTACCCAAAAAAGCAAAATCTATTCAACGTTGTGTTACATGTTTTTCAGAAACTACTATAGAACATACAGTTAGCCTTTTATTAAAACGACCTATAAATGATTTTATACCTATTATAGCAGAAGTTGAATCATTATTATATAACACACGTATATTAGCAGATGGACCATACACACCACACAAACAGTTACTTACAGCAGCCTTAATGGGTTTAGTCCATCAACAAAACCTGATAGTAGACCGTACAGGTTTTCTAAAAATGTTACTTAAACAGATAGCTATAACAAAATCTATTGGTTATGAAAATGTCTTAGAAAAGCTGCATAACTACTGCGAACAACCAGAAATAAAATCTCGTAATGCGCATTCCAAAGAATTGATTGCAACCTTACAAGATCTTGCTATAACAACATCAACATCCAAGGGGCAGATAATACAACAACAAGGGTTTATAATCAATGAGTTAGATAAAATAGGACGTGGTGCCATTGCTTCCCATCGGTTATTAGAGGTAATCCATAACATTAAAGCACAACTATCCAAACCATTCGTACGTGACCTAGTAAAGAGCTGGCTTAAGGAAATAAAAAACAGAAAACAATTAGCAAAAAAACTACCAGATGCTCTTTTTATTGAATTGATAGCATCTATAGATCCTACCATTGTACCCATATTTTCTCATGTTGCTAACATACTATTAGATACTACTCCTGCTCCTATGCAGACTACCTTATCCCTAAAAGAGATGACATTGACTCATTGTGCTTTTGGATATCCTAAAGTGATTTTTTTTAAAAAAATTAGAGAAACATTTCATACACTCTTTGCGCAGGGCATTATAGATAAACAGCATTTAACAAATGCACTGAGCAGCTCAAAAGAGCATTATGTTCCAGAAGTACAAGAGATGGTCACACAGTGGACTTCTGAAATGGTTATTACAGATGCGGCTAATTCCCCTAACGCTGCTGATCACAAAACATATGTAAAACAGTACATGAACACAGAGACAATTACTAAAACATTTGTGCATAGTATGTTACTAGAAACATTAACCATCCCAGATTGGGAGAAAAAAGCATATATTGCTCAATTAAAGCCTGATCAAAAAGAAAAATTCATACAGATACTAGAGCAAGAGCCATTTTCTGAAAATTTACAGATGGTTAAAAATAATTTTTTATCCCTTTTAGCGGAAGCGCACATGGTACCTGAAAGCAATGATCTAGATATAGAATCTATACATCACATAGGTATAAAAAATCAGGATAGTGCATCTCCTTTTTCTTTAGAAAATGTAGTAACTTTTTTAACCAGTGGTGAGCTTCCTGAATATCAACAAGTTCCAGCCTATTTCATAGCAAAGAGCCTTAAAATGGCAGATCCTCAGAAAATATATGATCAATTGATTGGCCTATGTCGAGATCAAACTATGCTTAAAAAATTGATTCAACATGCTACAGAAGAAATCTTGCATAAATTGGTTGAAATATTTATTCCTTTTTCAGCACAAACACTAGCTGCTTTAGAAGCCATAGTTATCCAATCAAAATTACTACATCATAGCGCAGAACAGACAGATATTCGTTTAGCCAAAGAGCTATTGATTACAGCAGCCATTGCCCATAATCCACCCACTACAGAGGAGCAATACATAGAGCGTATTGTAATGCATCTTGGAAGCCATACCCAACTAAATTCTGTAATATTATGTGACCAATTGATCCATCTTTCAGGAGAAAAACAAGAGCCTCATATCGTAGAAACGCTTACCATATTTAAAAGTAAATTATCCTTATTGAAATTAAATACGATTGATGAAGTAGACCTGATATTTTTGCCTACAAACGAATCATATGAAAATCAACTGGATAGCAAAGCATGGACTATTTACCATCATACATTACTTCCAGCTATCAAAGCTATAGCACGGGGTGATGTTTACCAAGACTATCCATCAAAAATCACACAATTGGCTGCCCACCATTTACCAATGATTTCTAAGACATTATTGACGCATATTACCACATCTCTTGTGCAAGATATTGAAAAAACGATTCAACAAAAACGCACGCGTATTGAGCAAATTTGGAACCTGTTTTTACATACAGGCATGCTCAGTACCTACGAAAATGAAACTACGCTATTCAAGGATGTAATGGAGCACCAACCTTCTTTCTCTCTAACACAGGTAGTAGCTAAAAAGCATGTATGCCAAAGGCTTATTGCCCATTTTACCCATGCACAACTTATCTTATTGGTTAAAAAGTATAGTCCTGTCGGAGCAGAGATAACCAATTACATACAGAGTAGTTATCAACTATGGTGTGCAACACAAGGTTCTATAGGACATAAAAATGATACAAAAGCCATATTTTGGACTGCTGTGTTGGAAACGCTACCTAACGTTCATACGGCATTCAATAAGTCTAACTGGATAGAGCAGGTCATTAATAAAATAAGCAATGCCTTAGAAATAACATCCCCAACATTGCTGCAAACATTTAACATGATGATTAAAGATTCTGCAAGTAATATGGAAACACAACCACTTGCGGGACTATTAAATGACCTTCAGGAAAAAAAATATACATCTCTTCAAAAAGAATCTATTCAAGCTGGCTCCGGAAGCCCGATTTTAGAGAAACTCCATTTATTACTCAATGGTGGACTTACTACTTTTTCTGGGCAATATAATTTTACAATCAACGAGTTAGAAAACGAGTTGATACAATTTATTGCAGATAGCCCATCAAAATTTTTAACCATGTTAAAAAATCAGGGTCATCCATCCACCATTGCTAGACGCATTACACATTATTTTAGCAGTAAAGTCAATATAAAAATTATAAAGCTTTTAGCAAAAGAGCAATATACTTTTGTAAAAACCTATCTAAGTTTATTCCAGAATCTTTCTCTTCATGAATTAGGCAAACGGTTTCATTTACCAACATGGGAAAAAGAATTATCTATTGCTGTTATGGACTATCTACTTACAACAGATCGCATTGAGGAAACACATTTTTTGCAAACTACCCTAGCCAATATTTGCTATGATCAGGAAGTAATAAACAAGATTATTACTACCGTTTTACGGAAAAATGCTATTAACCAAGAAGAAAAAAATATCATGGCTATACTTAAGCCGATGCTTAAAGAACCATTTCACAGATCACCTTCTGTTGGAGCAATAACTCCTAAAAATTTTAATGATCAACATTCAGAACTGGAAGAAGCAACTTATTTCATTTTTAACAAACAAAGAACGCAGAAAAAAACAACCCGCTTAAATAAGGAAGTTCGGGTTTATATTAAAAATACCGGACTGGTTTTTTTATCTCCTTTTTTATTCGAGTTTTTTAAGCAACAGCATCTTATGGGAGGCAATCAATTTGCTTCTCAGCAAGCAGCGCATAATGCGGTCTATCTATTGCAATATTTGGTTACTGGGAAGCTAAAAAGTCCAGAATGGCAGCTTACACTTCCTAAATTACTTTGTGGACTCTCTTATGATGAAGTATTACTTCCTTATCATCACATAGATACAGCAGATACAGGATATATAGAATGGTTAGGAACCTATGCAGAAAATGACACTGATGAGTACGAAGAAGACATACAGCAAAATGCCAGCAAAGAAAACAGTCAAGCGTGTTATGAAGAAAAGCCAAAAGAGTCTACTGAAGAGATCGTAGCAATAGCTAGTCAAGCACTTATTGAAAAAGTGACAAAACGTTGGACAAATTTAGAAGATCTCAGTAAAAAAGCCCCTTTTGAGGGTGGCATTACACCTGACTTATTTAGAAAATATTTTTTAAATAGAATGGGTATATTATATAGAGTCGCTTTCGATGAGTCAACTGAACCTATATCTTGGCATTTAACCATTATGTACCAAGATGATGATTTGGACTTGGTACCGCCATGGTCAACCAATAAAATTAAATTGCCTTGGATGCAAGAAGAAATAGTGCTATTTTGGATGCCCACTTAG
- the hslU gene encoding ATP-dependent protease ATPase subunit HslU, translating to MSMDMYALTPKEIVAELDKYIIGQAEAKRNVAVALRNRWRRMQVSSDFKEDIMPNNILMIGPTGVGKTEIARRLAKIAKVPFVKVEASKFTEVGYVGRDVESMVRDLVERAITMVKEEQMEKLQEKASQHVEETILDILLPPIKVKGEIEKRSEHEENKHATRERFREKLRSGELDNQQIEIQLSKSMNPSSISLNASPAVEEGIMMNFQDMISNFLPKQTKKRKVSVSEARKLLLTDEITKLIDMQAVKEEALIRASNSGIIFIDEIDKIASTTPGNHPGVSREGVQRDLLPIVEGSSINTKYGVIHTDHILFIGAGAFHMAKPSDLIPELQGRFPIRVTLQSLSKEDFYKILDEPKSALPMQYHALLEVEGVTLHFDEEAKKEIASIAYLLNEEEENIGARRLQTVMSYLLNPILFDVPDTILPNTTLKITQEMVQTSMSKLMQKKDLNKYIL from the coding sequence ATGTCAATGGATATGTACGCACTCACACCAAAAGAAATTGTAGCCGAACTCGACAAGTATATTATTGGACAAGCAGAAGCGAAACGGAATGTAGCCGTTGCTTTGCGAAATAGATGGCGTAGGATGCAGGTTTCTAGCGATTTCAAAGAAGATATTATGCCAAATAATATCTTGATGATTGGTCCAACAGGGGTGGGAAAAACAGAAATAGCTAGACGCCTAGCCAAAATTGCAAAGGTCCCTTTTGTTAAAGTAGAAGCTTCTAAATTTACAGAAGTAGGCTATGTAGGACGTGATGTAGAGAGCATGGTAAGAGACTTGGTAGAGCGTGCCATAACTATGGTAAAAGAAGAACAAATGGAAAAACTTCAGGAAAAAGCAAGTCAACATGTAGAAGAAACCATTTTAGATATACTACTACCGCCTATTAAAGTTAAAGGAGAAATAGAAAAACGCTCGGAACATGAAGAAAACAAACATGCTACCCGTGAACGTTTTAGAGAGAAATTAAGAAGTGGTGAATTAGATAATCAACAAATAGAAATTCAACTTAGTAAGTCTATGAATCCTAGTAGCATAAGTTTGAATGCGAGTCCTGCTGTAGAAGAAGGTATTATGATGAACTTTCAGGATATGATAAGCAACTTTTTACCAAAACAAACAAAAAAAAGAAAAGTTTCCGTTTCAGAGGCGCGTAAACTACTTTTAACGGATGAAATAACAAAACTTATTGACATGCAGGCCGTTAAAGAAGAGGCTTTAATTAGAGCTAGCAACTCTGGCATTATTTTTATAGATGAAATTGATAAAATTGCTAGCACAACCCCAGGGAATCATCCAGGGGTTAGTAGAGAAGGCGTTCAACGAGATCTCTTACCCATTGTAGAAGGAAGTTCTATTAATACCAAGTATGGAGTCATTCATACAGACCACATTCTATTTATTGGTGCTGGAGCGTTTCATATGGCTAAACCGTCTGACTTAATTCCAGAACTACAAGGTAGGTTCCCTATTCGAGTAACATTACAAAGTCTCTCTAAAGAGGATTTCTACAAGATTTTAGACGAACCTAAAAGTGCCTTGCCTATGCAATATCATGCACTACTAGAGGTAGAAGGAGTAACATTGCATTTTGACGAGGAGGCAAAAAAAGAAATTGCTTCTATCGCCTACCTCCTTAACGAAGAAGAAGAAAATATTGGAGCACGACGACTACAAACTGTAATGAGCTATCTTTTAAACCCTATACTCTTCGATGTGCCTGATACTATTTTACCAAATACAACTCTTAAAATTACTCAAGAGATGGTACAAACATCCATGTCTAAGCTAATGCAAAAAAAGGATTTGAATAAGTACATCTTATAA